In one Geoglobus acetivorans genomic region, the following are encoded:
- a CDS encoding DUF7125 family protein: MKRVSTGILNLDSQLGGGFPAGSVILFIEDPGAGAEIYSYHFVHDGIKKGEQSLYIATNDTADDIRDSMKLYLGVSDDELEKVKFMDFLSARVGALGVRESLTLSGDPYNKVITETSRNYNRVVLNSLSYFAESYDRKSVLSLIESMKISAKRNEAVHMIIFTKGMFNMEFETAVKQVVDGVIELSIREAETEIQRRLKIVKLKRTLVPKTIFRYDISDRGIRMESVTRVL, translated from the coding sequence ATGAAGCGAGTTTCCACGGGAATACTTAACCTTGATTCTCAGCTTGGCGGCGGATTTCCAGCTGGAAGTGTGATCCTCTTTATTGAGGACCCTGGTGCAGGTGCCGAGATCTATTCCTATCACTTTGTACACGACGGCATCAAAAAAGGTGAGCAGTCTCTCTACATAGCAACCAACGATACTGCCGATGATATAAGGGATAGTATGAAGCTGTATCTTGGAGTCAGTGATGATGAACTCGAGAAGGTCAAGTTTATGGATTTCCTGAGTGCAAGGGTGGGAGCGCTTGGAGTGAGGGAAAGCCTCACCCTCTCTGGCGACCCCTACAATAAGGTTATCACGGAAACCTCCAGGAATTACAACAGGGTCGTTCTGAATTCTCTCTCGTATTTTGCCGAGAGTTACGATAGAAAGTCTGTCCTGAGTCTTATTGAGTCAATGAAAATAAGCGCCAAGAGGAATGAAGCTGTGCACATGATTATTTTCACCAAGGGCATGTTCAATATGGAATTCGAGACTGCCGTGAAACAGGTTGTTGACGGCGTCATTGAACTCAGCATAAGGGAGGCTGAAACTGAGATACAGAGGAGGCTGAAGATTGTAAAGCTGAAGAGGACGCTTGTTCCGAAAACGATATTCAGATATGATATAAGCGACAGGGGCATCAGGATGGAATCGGTGACGAGGGTATTATGA
- a CDS encoding DNA-directed RNA polymerase subunit N — translation MFPVRCFTCGAVIAHKYEDYKSLVDSGKSPKEALDELGIEKYCCRRMFLTYKSVIKEFARYHGAVG, via the coding sequence ATGTTTCCTGTCAGATGCTTCACCTGTGGGGCTGTGATAGCTCACAAATATGAGGATTATAAATCGCTGGTTGATTCAGGAAAATCCCCGAAGGAAGCTCTTGACGAGCTTGGAATTGAGAAATACTGCTGCAGGAGAATGTTTCTGACCTACAAGTCAGTTATTAAGGAATTTGCGAGATATCATGGGGCCGTGGGGTAG
- a CDS encoding 50S ribosomal protein L18e — protein MSRIRRLQRRKSNPNLVRLIDDLLSASAEKEAKVWKELAERLAKPLRNYAEVNVGKLERYVNDGEMAVVPGKVLGGGEISKPVTVAAFRFSDSARAKIEAAGGKCLSIQDALRENPEGKNLRIIV, from the coding sequence ATGAGCAGGATTAGAAGATTGCAGAGGAGAAAAAGCAATCCGAACCTTGTCAGGCTGATAGATGATTTGCTGAGTGCATCCGCTGAAAAGGAGGCTAAGGTGTGGAAGGAACTCGCAGAGAGGCTTGCAAAACCCCTCAGAAATTACGCTGAGGTTAACGTTGGAAAACTTGAAAGATATGTTAATGACGGGGAGATGGCAGTCGTACCTGGAAAGGTCCTTGGAGGGGGAGAGATAAGCAAGCCTGTAACAGTCGCAGCATTCAGATTCAGTGACAGTGCAAGGGCAAAAATAGAAGCTGCCGGTGGGAAGTGCCTTTCGATTCAGGATGCGCTTAGGGAGAATCCGGAAGGAAAGAACTTGAGAATTATAGTCTGA
- a CDS encoding ORC1-type DNA replication protein, with protein MIDSNIFEKMLRKNRIFKNRDVLRHSYTPEYLPHRKEQIENIASILLPALSGETPSNILIYGKTGTGKTATVKFVGKQLEEASRKMNVHCYVHYLNCEIIDTQYRVLATLAKALGRNVPMTGWPTDQVYEEVREAIDGRDQTVIIVLDEIDKLVKKGDDVLYNLSRINSELKNARVSLIGITNDLKFKNFLDPRVLSSLSEEEIVFPPYNATQLEDILAQRAELAFHDGVLDEGVIPYCAALAAHEHGDARKALDLLRISAEIAESREEEKVTKEHVREAVKKMERDNIVEVVRTLPNQSKIVLYSMILLHKNGKRKFITGEVYAVYKTLCKKVGMDVLTQRRVSDLLSELDMLGIINSIIISKGRYGRTREMRLDVPMDAVKEAILDDYRFEVLRDYEDRLLSSSLDMFD; from the coding sequence ATGATTGACAGTAATATTTTTGAGAAAATGCTCAGAAAGAACAGGATTTTCAAAAACAGAGACGTGTTGAGGCACTCTTACACCCCTGAGTACCTGCCTCACCGAAAAGAGCAGATTGAGAACATAGCATCAATCCTTCTTCCAGCTTTAAGTGGTGAGACTCCCTCAAACATCCTCATTTATGGGAAAACCGGTACCGGAAAGACTGCAACTGTGAAATTTGTGGGTAAGCAGCTTGAAGAGGCAAGCAGAAAGATGAACGTCCACTGCTATGTGCATTACCTGAACTGCGAGATTATAGATACACAGTACAGGGTTCTCGCAACACTCGCGAAGGCCCTCGGCAGGAACGTGCCGATGACGGGGTGGCCAACGGATCAGGTTTATGAGGAGGTCCGGGAGGCAATAGATGGCAGGGATCAGACTGTAATAATCGTCCTGGATGAAATCGACAAGCTCGTTAAGAAAGGGGATGACGTCCTCTACAACCTTTCGAGAATCAACTCTGAACTGAAAAATGCGAGAGTGAGCCTTATAGGGATAACAAACGATCTGAAGTTCAAGAACTTTCTCGATCCCAGGGTTTTAAGCTCTCTCAGTGAGGAGGAAATTGTATTTCCGCCCTACAACGCAACGCAGCTTGAGGACATTCTGGCCCAGAGGGCGGAGCTTGCTTTCCACGATGGAGTTCTTGACGAGGGTGTGATTCCCTACTGTGCCGCTCTTGCAGCTCATGAGCATGGAGATGCAAGGAAGGCCCTCGATCTGCTCAGAATCAGTGCTGAGATTGCCGAATCGAGGGAGGAAGAAAAGGTAACAAAGGAACATGTAAGAGAGGCCGTAAAGAAGATGGAAAGAGATAACATAGTTGAAGTTGTGAGAACCCTTCCAAATCAGAGCAAGATTGTGCTTTATTCCATGATTCTTCTGCACAAAAATGGCAAGAGGAAGTTCATAACCGGAGAGGTTTATGCAGTTTACAAAACGCTATGCAAGAAGGTTGGAATGGATGTCCTCACCCAGAGAAGGGTGAGCGACCTGCTTTCGGAGCTTGACATGCTTGGAATAATCAACTCGATCATAATTTCCAAGGGCAGATACGGGCGAACAAGAGAGATGAGGCTCGATGTACCAATGGATGCTGTCAAGGAGGCAATTCTTGACGACTATCGATTCGAGGTTCTCAGAGATTATGAGGACAGGCTGCTTTCATCGTCCCTCGACATGTTTGACTGA
- the rpsB gene encoding 30S ribosomal protein S2: protein MVKERESMMRETEEGYEYLVPPDEYLAAGVHIGTQIKTGDMKKFIYKVRPDGLYVLDIRILDERLKLAGKFLAKYTPAKILAISARQYGQKPVIMFSKVTGADYVIERFVPGTLTNPAIKEYREPDVIIVTDPAIDKQAVEEATDIGIPVVALCDTNNSLANVDFVIPTNNKGRKALALVYWILAREVLRNRGFKEFTYSVEDFEAEI, encoded by the coding sequence ATGGTGAAGGAAAGAGAGAGCATGATGAGAGAAACGGAGGAGGGATATGAATACCTGGTACCTCCCGATGAGTACCTTGCGGCCGGTGTGCATATAGGGACTCAGATAAAGACCGGGGATATGAAGAAGTTCATATACAAGGTCAGACCCGATGGGCTTTACGTTCTTGACATCAGGATCCTTGACGAGAGGCTGAAGCTTGCCGGAAAATTCCTGGCGAAGTACACTCCAGCAAAGATTCTTGCGATCTCAGCGAGGCAGTACGGGCAGAAACCGGTGATTATGTTCTCAAAGGTTACCGGAGCGGACTACGTTATTGAGAGATTCGTACCCGGCACGCTCACGAATCCTGCAATCAAGGAATACAGGGAGCCTGACGTCATCATCGTTACCGACCCGGCCATTGACAAACAGGCTGTTGAGGAAGCCACAGACATCGGTATCCCAGTGGTTGCGCTCTGCGATACAAACAACAGCCTTGCAAACGTTGATTTTGTAATTCCGACAAACAACAAGGGCAGAAAAGCTCTGGCACTTGTTTACTGGATTCTTGCAAGGGAGGTGCTCAGGAACAGAGGTTTCAAGGAATTCACGTACAGTGTTGAAGATTTTGAAGCAGAAATTTAA
- a CDS encoding carbohydrate kinase family protein: MISGIGPALVDRVCIIDEYPARGDQAIVKMVEKHAGGAAGNVIYGLATFGIRTRFYSTVGKDEDGLFYKQEMEKAGVECIFHTVDSETGRVDVYVDRGGERTFFVFPGAAGEFRPFLTETHYAWGEYFYLDPFPFEGSLAAHIEIAEKAKKHGKKVILNPGHPYSRLGLEKIRGLLKHTDMVFISSHEYELLEGIEDCVSATVITLGKEGSMALIDGEEYRARAFEVRVADSTGAGDAFAAGFIYAMLKGYGIKICLKAGNFTAAFNVQKIGARNFPEKIELDAFLENQSNMSRDDESSLSS, encoded by the coding sequence ATGATATCTGGAATTGGACCGGCTCTCGTAGACAGGGTGTGCATCATAGATGAGTATCCCGCAAGGGGCGACCAGGCCATTGTCAAGATGGTCGAAAAGCATGCCGGAGGAGCCGCAGGTAACGTCATATACGGCCTCGCAACCTTTGGGATCAGAACAAGATTCTATTCGACAGTTGGAAAGGATGAAGATGGCCTCTTTTACAAGCAGGAGATGGAAAAGGCAGGCGTGGAATGCATCTTTCACACGGTGGATAGTGAAACGGGGAGGGTGGACGTTTATGTTGACAGAGGAGGAGAGAGAACCTTCTTCGTTTTCCCGGGTGCTGCCGGGGAGTTCCGCCCATTCCTAACCGAGACTCACTACGCCTGGGGGGAATACTTTTACCTTGACCCATTTCCGTTCGAGGGCAGCCTCGCAGCACACATTGAAATCGCTGAAAAAGCAAAAAAACATGGCAAGAAGGTAATTCTCAATCCCGGTCACCCCTATTCCCGGCTGGGCCTGGAGAAAATCAGAGGCCTTCTCAAACACACAGACATGGTGTTCATATCAAGCCACGAGTACGAGTTGCTTGAAGGTATAGAGGACTGCGTGAGTGCGACAGTCATTACTCTCGGAAAGGAAGGCAGCATGGCGCTGATAGATGGGGAAGAATACCGCGCAAGGGCATTCGAAGTCAGAGTTGCCGACAGCACAGGTGCGGGCGACGCATTCGCAGCCGGATTCATCTACGCCATGCTGAAAGGCTATGGCATCAAAATTTGCCTCAAAGCAGGAAACTTCACAGCGGCATTTAATGTCCAGAAAATAGGGGCCAGGAATTTTCCCGAAAAAATTGAACTGGATGCGTTTCTCGAAAATCAGTCAAACATGTCGAGGGACGATGAAAGCAGCCTGTCCTCATAA
- a CDS encoding 30S ribosomal protein S9 produces the protein MKIVVTSGKRKTAVARATARPGRGRIRVNKVPVEIVQPEMVRLKILEPVIIAKDLVNQVDIDVKVEGGGMMGQAEAARTAIARALFEFSGDPELKRAFIEYDRTLLVNDVRRKEPKKQGGRGARKRRQTSYR, from the coding sequence ATGAAGATTGTTGTAACAAGCGGTAAAAGAAAGACTGCTGTCGCAAGAGCCACTGCGAGACCGGGCAGGGGCAGAATCAGGGTTAATAAAGTTCCCGTGGAAATTGTACAGCCAGAGATGGTGAGACTCAAGATTCTGGAGCCGGTAATCATTGCGAAAGACCTTGTGAATCAGGTTGATATTGATGTCAAGGTTGAGGGCGGTGGAATGATGGGTCAGGCGGAAGCGGCAAGAACCGCTATAGCCAGAGCCCTTTTCGAATTCAGCGGCGATCCTGAGCTTAAGAGGGCCTTCATTGAGTATGACAGAACTCTGCTTGTTAACGATGTGAGGAGGAAGGAACCGAAGAAACAGGGCGGTAGAGGAGCAAGAAAGAGGAGGCAGACCTCATACAGGTGA
- the rplM gene encoding 50S ribosomal protein L13, whose protein sequence is MSVNVERVLKTLGEDYRIIDADGHILGRLSSYIAKKLLEGEKIVVVNAEKAIITGSPENVLERYKEKYDRGSKEKGPYFPRHPERIFKRTVRGMLPWKSRRGRDAYRRLRVFMGVPDQLKDREFEKVDAALYEKVSKTEKYVYLGDVSRYLGFEVRA, encoded by the coding sequence ATGAGTGTGAATGTTGAGAGAGTCCTGAAAACTCTGGGTGAGGATTACAGGATCATCGATGCTGATGGTCACATTCTCGGGAGGCTTTCAAGTTACATTGCCAAAAAGCTTCTTGAGGGGGAGAAGATCGTTGTCGTGAATGCCGAGAAGGCCATAATTACAGGTAGCCCCGAGAATGTCCTCGAAAGGTATAAGGAAAAATATGACAGGGGAAGCAAGGAGAAGGGCCCATACTTCCCGAGGCATCCGGAGAGGATATTCAAAAGAACTGTGAGGGGCATGCTCCCATGGAAGAGCAGAAGGGGCAGGGATGCCTACAGGAGGCTCAGGGTTTTCATGGGTGTTCCGGATCAGCTCAAGGACAGGGAGTTCGAGAAGGTGGATGCAGCTCTGTACGAAAAGGTATCCAAGACAGAGAAATATGTGTATCTGGGTGATGTTAGCAGGTATCTCGGTTTCGAGGTGAGAGCATGA
- the hisI gene encoding phosphoribosyl-AMP cyclohydrolase, translated as MELKYNSDGLIPVIAQDADSKEVLMLAYANEEAIKKTLETKKAHYYSRSRKKLWMKGEESGNIQEVVEIKVDCDGDAILYLVKQKGVACHTGNYSCFYRKLEGFVDEIRG; from the coding sequence ATGGAGCTTAAATATAACAGTGACGGATTGATCCCGGTAATTGCTCAGGATGCAGACAGTAAGGAAGTGCTCATGCTGGCGTATGCCAATGAAGAGGCAATTAAAAAAACTTTAGAAACCAAAAAAGCTCATTACTACAGCAGAAGTAGAAAAAAACTCTGGATGAAGGGCGAAGAATCCGGAAACATTCAGGAAGTTGTTGAGATTAAAGTTGACTGTGATGGAGATGCAATCCTGTATCTGGTAAAGCAGAAGGGAGTTGCATGCCATACCGGCAATTATTCATGCTTTTACAGAAAACTGGAGGGATTTGTAGATGAAATACGTGGTTGA
- a CDS encoding DNA-directed RNA polymerase subunit K, giving the protein MKKEFPFEYTRFERARIIGARALQIAMGAPVLIDTPSRHPIDIARDEFERGAIPITVKRRRNAFVWLQRYDLF; this is encoded by the coding sequence TTGAAAAAAGAGTTTCCCTTCGAATATACAAGGTTTGAGAGGGCAAGGATAATTGGTGCAAGGGCATTGCAGATAGCCATGGGTGCTCCTGTTTTAATCGATACTCCGTCGAGACATCCAATTGATATCGCCAGGGATGAGTTTGAAAGAGGGGCGATACCCATAACCGTGAAGAGACGGAGAAACGCCTTTGTCTGGCTTCAGAGATATGATCTTTTTTGA
- the cgi121 gene encoding KEOPS complex subunit Cgi121: protein MRLYQGEIYVEDVKEFLKKLPDGCVLVNADYVADIKSLEFAVNKALKSWREGRRISRSLSMEILLHISATRQINRAVTIGVGEGENRVIVVDLNDCAELLRKYGFREGQVLQMDEEKVSRLKEFYEITDEELDVVGVKKLGMLVRERMALFAASK, encoded by the coding sequence ATGAGGCTGTATCAGGGAGAGATTTACGTTGAGGATGTGAAGGAATTCCTGAAAAAGCTCCCTGACGGCTGTGTGCTTGTGAATGCGGACTATGTTGCGGATATAAAATCTCTTGAGTTTGCCGTAAATAAAGCCCTGAAGTCCTGGCGGGAAGGCAGGAGGATATCGAGGTCGCTGTCCATGGAAATCCTGCTTCACATTTCTGCAACGAGACAGATAAACAGGGCAGTTACGATTGGCGTGGGTGAAGGGGAGAACAGGGTGATTGTTGTCGATCTGAATGATTGTGCTGAATTGCTCAGGAAATATGGTTTCAGAGAGGGTCAAGTGCTTCAGATGGATGAAGAAAAGGTCAGCAGGTTGAAGGAATTTTATGAAATCACGGATGAAGAGCTTGATGTGGTGGGAGTTAAAAAGCTCGGAATGCTTGTGAGAGAGCGGATGGCACTTTTCGCAGCATCCAAGTAG
- the cobB gene encoding NAD-dependent protein deacetylase: protein MEDRIRKAAEAIANASHVVVFTGAGVSAESGVPTFRGHDGLWTKYDPEEVASIQGFRRNPRAFWEFSKELMIKRKAEPNPAHFAIAELEEMGIVRAVITQNVDMLHQRAGSRRVLELHGSMEHVDCLDCGATYHWDEIEKMLVGDGEVKCECGSHYLKPRVVLFGEPLPSETLNQAIVESRQADVFMVVGSSLVVYPAAYLPLYAREAGATLIMINAEETQADVVFDIVIHGKAGEILPEIVEEVKRHRRINR, encoded by the coding sequence ATGGAGGACCGAATCAGAAAGGCAGCCGAAGCAATCGCAAATGCCAGCCATGTGGTTGTGTTTACAGGGGCAGGCGTTTCCGCTGAAAGCGGAGTCCCGACCTTCAGGGGTCATGATGGACTCTGGACGAAATACGATCCGGAAGAGGTGGCATCAATCCAGGGTTTTAGGAGAAATCCCAGGGCATTCTGGGAATTTTCAAAGGAGCTGATGATTAAGAGGAAAGCTGAACCGAATCCCGCTCATTTTGCCATCGCTGAACTTGAGGAAATGGGGATTGTGAGGGCAGTTATAACTCAGAATGTGGATATGCTTCACCAGAGGGCCGGGAGCAGGAGAGTCCTTGAACTCCACGGTTCTATGGAACATGTTGACTGTTTGGACTGCGGGGCCACATATCACTGGGACGAAATTGAGAAGATGCTTGTCGGCGATGGAGAGGTAAAATGTGAATGCGGCAGCCACTATCTGAAACCGAGGGTGGTTCTTTTTGGTGAACCACTTCCATCGGAAACCCTCAATCAGGCAATTGTGGAGAGCAGGCAGGCTGACGTGTTTATGGTTGTTGGGTCATCGCTGGTGGTTTATCCTGCTGCGTATCTCCCCCTCTATGCGAGGGAGGCTGGGGCAACTTTGATAATGATAAATGCTGAGGAAACTCAGGCTGATGTGGTTTTCGACATTGTGATTCACGGAAAGGCTGGAGAAATTCTTCCGGAAATCGTTGAAGAGGTTAAAAGGCACAGGAGAATAAATCGATAG
- a CDS encoding metallophosphoesterase family protein produces the protein MKFAHLADVHLGYRQYGSENRALDFAQAFKKAVEFSISEKVDFILIAGDLFHKKSEMDPITLAQATTVLEKTDVPVIVVEGNHDSTYFRERFTWMDYLTIQGHLINLKPSFQDGKPVLDEWDGRSGSHIDVGDARIYGLKYYGMLTEKILEDYLPLVEKGDFTIFMSHFGIEGYMNIYGCISSEKLYGYRDTINYVALGHIHKKYVEDDFIFNPGSLESCDISEFSFEKGIFVVEYDGELSYRHECMFYKPRVFRTFEVEFRSYSQLRDELLKMKGSSGEVVHIKLKTSTNIDRDKVEKIARETLDPLVLRIEVDYSRGIFQALDVSLKDVKGLEKNVIAGILTGFGYEDIAEEVLRLKELFLAGKLDDVDDFVESIVGAKIKDAERELREEENSGDAEDEEEWRWWEGR, from the coding sequence GTGAAGTTCGCCCATCTTGCTGATGTTCACCTTGGCTACCGGCAGTATGGTAGTGAGAACAGGGCGCTGGATTTTGCCCAGGCCTTCAAAAAAGCAGTTGAATTTTCAATTTCGGAAAAGGTTGACTTCATTCTCATTGCCGGAGACCTGTTTCACAAGAAGAGCGAGATGGATCCGATAACTCTCGCACAGGCCACGACCGTTCTGGAAAAAACAGATGTGCCGGTCATAGTTGTGGAGGGCAATCACGATTCAACGTATTTCAGGGAGAGGTTTACCTGGATGGATTATCTGACCATTCAGGGACACCTGATAAACCTGAAACCCTCATTTCAGGACGGGAAACCTGTCCTTGATGAATGGGATGGGAGGAGCGGGAGCCACATCGATGTGGGTGATGCGAGGATTTATGGCCTGAAGTATTACGGTATGCTGACCGAGAAAATTCTTGAGGACTATCTGCCTCTCGTGGAAAAGGGGGATTTTACGATCTTCATGTCTCATTTCGGGATTGAGGGTTACATGAACATTTACGGCTGTATCAGTTCTGAGAAGCTGTATGGTTACCGGGATACCATAAATTATGTGGCTCTTGGACACATACACAAGAAATATGTTGAGGATGACTTCATCTTCAATCCCGGAAGTCTGGAGAGCTGTGACATTTCTGAGTTCTCATTTGAAAAAGGCATATTTGTTGTTGAGTATGACGGTGAGCTGTCGTACAGGCATGAATGCATGTTCTACAAACCGAGAGTGTTCAGAACTTTTGAGGTGGAGTTCAGGAGCTATTCCCAGTTGAGGGATGAGCTTCTTAAGATGAAAGGCAGTTCGGGAGAGGTTGTGCACATAAAACTGAAAACTTCGACAAACATTGACAGGGACAAGGTTGAAAAAATTGCACGAGAAACTCTTGACCCGCTCGTTCTGAGGATAGAGGTTGATTATTCAAGGGGAATCTTTCAGGCACTTGATGTTTCGCTGAAAGATGTTAAAGGGCTTGAGAAGAACGTTATTGCAGGCATTCTCACGGGATTCGGGTACGAGGACATCGCTGAAGAGGTGCTGAGACTGAAGGAACTTTTCCTTGCAGGTAAGCTGGATGATGTTGATGACTTTGTTGAGTCCATCGTTGGTGCAAAAATAAAGGATGCTGAGAGAGAGCTGAGGGAAGAGGAGAACTCTGGAGATGCTGAGGATGAAGAGGAGTGGCGGTGGTGGGAGGGGAGATGA
- the eno gene encoding phosphopyruvate hydratase, whose product MIIEDVQYRIVFDSRGNPTVECEVFTEASSGSAIAPSGASTGSEEAVAVDPFRIEEIEEKVSRALIGISIFDQREIDRTLRDEDGTDNFSNIGGNFAITASIASAKAAANALGIPLFQYLGGVAAEVVPYPLGNVIGGGAHAAGSTSIQEFLIIPVGAESFFESQFINTRVHAELKKIFREKNIFAAKGDEGAWAAQITDEQAFEILQAAIDRVEDEYGVEVRIGVDVAATELWDGSHYVYKDKKLSPEEQISYIAELVDKYGLLYVEDPLHENDFEGFAELTKQVKTMVCGDDLLVTNVGRIERAIEYGSVNTVLIKPNQIGTLSETVDAIRLAKSRNWDVVVSHRSGESEDPALAHIGVAFNATLIKTGVVGGERISKLNELIRIEEMIDAIMAEIRW is encoded by the coding sequence ATGATAATTGAGGATGTTCAGTACAGAATCGTGTTTGACAGCCGGGGAAATCCGACTGTTGAGTGTGAGGTGTTCACCGAGGCAAGTTCTGGCTCGGCAATAGCTCCGAGTGGAGCGTCAACAGGTAGTGAGGAGGCCGTTGCCGTTGACCCTTTCAGAATCGAGGAAATAGAGGAAAAGGTATCGAGAGCACTTATCGGCATCAGTATTTTTGATCAGAGAGAAATCGACAGGACCCTCAGGGATGAAGACGGCACGGATAATTTCTCCAACATTGGTGGCAATTTCGCGATAACCGCAAGCATCGCTTCTGCAAAAGCTGCTGCAAATGCTCTTGGTATTCCCCTTTTCCAGTATCTTGGGGGGGTGGCAGCAGAGGTTGTGCCGTATCCGCTTGGAAATGTTATCGGTGGTGGAGCACATGCTGCAGGGTCTACGAGCATTCAGGAGTTTCTGATCATTCCTGTTGGTGCAGAAAGCTTTTTTGAATCCCAGTTCATCAACACTCGCGTTCACGCTGAACTGAAAAAGATATTCAGGGAGAAGAACATCTTTGCAGCGAAGGGTGATGAGGGTGCATGGGCTGCCCAGATTACTGACGAACAGGCCTTCGAAATCCTGCAGGCTGCAATAGACAGGGTTGAAGATGAGTACGGGGTTGAGGTTAGAATTGGTGTTGACGTTGCAGCAACCGAGCTATGGGATGGGAGCCATTATGTGTACAAGGACAAGAAACTCTCCCCGGAAGAGCAGATATCCTACATAGCTGAGCTTGTTGATAAATACGGTCTGCTCTATGTTGAGGACCCCCTCCACGAGAACGACTTTGAGGGATTTGCTGAGCTGACAAAGCAGGTCAAAACCATGGTGTGCGGAGATGACCTGCTGGTTACAAATGTCGGGAGGATTGAGAGGGCGATTGAATACGGATCGGTTAATACTGTACTGATCAAACCGAACCAGATTGGAACGCTTTCTGAGACTGTTGATGCCATCCGACTGGCAAAATCAAGGAACTGGGATGTTGTTGTGTCTCACAGAAGTGGAGAAAGCGAAGACCCAGCTCTGGCACATATTGGTGTTGCATTCAACGCAACATTAATAAAGACGGGTGTTGTTGGGGGGGAGAGAATTTCAAAGCTCAATGAACTCATCAGGATTGAGGAAATGATTGACGCGATAATGGCTGAGATAAGGTGGTAA